A genomic window from Nematostella vectensis chromosome 9, jaNemVect1.1, whole genome shotgun sequence includes:
- the LOC5506658 gene encoding unconventional myosin-VIIa isoform X1 yields MELETIRNAQLQLPGGLLLRSLPGRPLTEQFPDQEEHTEPHDLSLYKFMTYARKNFQGEAPCWFKKGSLREPLLHHEDKMEAEAALTIYVAIQRFMIDLPEPKVEELEDSPKDDMIFASLPPLSIMAKPTTNLRKVRFICGYGHNVPNLRDEIYCQLCKQLVNNPSMTSTRRGWILMGILCGVFPPSDQFLNYLKNFILTEATEHVAEFCISRLRRTVERTNRKQPPSWIEMQASRRAENIVLPVTLMDGATLDCEVDANSTFKELCESIREKLGLKSIYGFSIYIAAVDQIFNWGSDDENVMDAVSLAERYSVRKGNPESDTKLHFYLRKNIFRPSYNPEDDPLEANLVFAQLMGGLHKGEYRCQEVNDLADIIAKRYYIEHGAELDLNRLQEVILKTAPQDELKGDPEMMEDLMEEIKSSFDSIPCIRNALSSDQVKASLVRESMMRWALSFSKSYTGVLVSGPKLDPARINLDINSTGAIIQAIPSAQVKAYRASIEFAQLEEIADYNPYDKKPKITNPKDTVVLITMQKKVYHMRSKAAREIRDLMKLLLNDYKQRGVAENNN; encoded by the exons ATGGAACTGGAAACTATACGAAAT GCTCAGCTGCAACTGCCGGGGGGTCTGCTTCTGCGGTCGCTGCCGGGGCGTCCTTTGACGGAACAATTTCCAGATCAAGAGGAG CACACAGAACCACATGACTTGTCTCTGTACAAGTTCATGACTTATGCCAGGAAGAATTTCCAGGGAGAGGCCCCTTGCTGGTTCAAGAAGGGATCACTCCGTGAGCCACTACTTCACCATGAAGACAAAATGGAGGCAGAG GCGGCTCTGACTATCTACGTCGCTATTCAACGCTTCATGATCGATTTGCCAGAGCCCAAAGTTGAAGAACTCGAGGACAGCCCAAAAGAC GACATGATATTTGCCTCGCTGCCACCTTTGAGCATTATGGCTAAGCCGACGACCAATCTGCGAAAAGTGCGCTTCATCTGCGGTTATGGGCATAACGTCCCGAACCTGAG AGATGAAATATATTGCCAACTTTGTAAGCAACTCGTGAACAATCCGTCTATGACAAGCACAAGGCGCGGATGGATACTGATGGGTATCCTTTGTGGTGTATTTCCACCTTCCGATCAG TTTTTGAACTACCTGAAAAACTTCATCTTGACGGAAGCCACCGAACACGTCGCCGAGTTTTGCATCAGTCGGCTGCGAAGGACTGTTGAACGCACCAATAGGAAGCAGCCCCCATCTTGGATAGAGATGCAG GCATCCAGACGGGCAGAAAATATCGTGCTACCTGTCACGCTCATGGATGGCGCAACACTCGACTGTGAAGTCGACGCCAACTCGACGTTCAAGGAGCTTTGCGAGAGCATCCGGGAAAAGCTCGGTTTGAAGAGCATATACGGATTCTCCATCTACATCGCAGCTGTTGACCAG ATTTTCAACTGGGGCAGCGATGACGAGAATGTAATGGATGCAGTATCTTTAGCGGAACGTTACTCTGTGAGAAAG GGCAACCCAGAAAGTGATACAAAACTTCACTTCTACTTGCGTAAGAACATCTTCCGGCCAAGCTATAACCCGGAAGACGATCCTCTAGAAGCTAACCTCGTTTTCGCACAACTGATGGGTGGTCTGCACAAGGGGGAATACCGGTGCCAAGAG GTTAATGATCTAGCGGATATTATCGCCAAACGATACTACATCGAGCACGGGGCTGAGCTGGATTTAAATAGATTACAAGAAGTTATCTTGAAGACTGCCCCTCAAGACGAGCTCAAGGGAGACCCCGAGATGATGGAAGATCTGATGGAGGAGATCAAAAGCAGTTTTGACTCG ATCCCGTGCATTCGAAATGCCTTGTCCTCAGATCAAGTGAAGGCGTCTCTTGTACGAGAGTCGATGATGCGATGGGCTCTTTCCTTCTCCAAGTCTTACACAGGCGTCTTGGTATCAGGACCCAAGCTTGACCCAGCCCGCATCAACCTAGATATCAACTCAACAGGGGCAATAATACAAGCAATACCCAGTGCACAAGTCAAGGCCTATAGGGCCAGTATTGAGTTTGCCCAGCTAGAGGAGATCGCCGACTACAA TCCATACGACAAGAAGCCTAAGATAACAAACCCCAAAGATACAGTCGTCCTCATCACCATGCAGAAGAAGGtctaccacatgcggtccaaagCAGCACGCGAGATCCGAGATTTGATGAAACTACTGCTGAATGATTACAAGCAGAGGGGAGTGGCAGAGAACAACAACTGA
- the LOC5506658 gene encoding unconventional myosin-VIIa isoform X2 yields the protein MELETIRNHTEPHDLSLYKFMTYARKNFQGEAPCWFKKGSLREPLLHHEDKMEAEAALTIYVAIQRFMIDLPEPKVEELEDSPKDDMIFASLPPLSIMAKPTTNLRKVRFICGYGHNVPNLRDEIYCQLCKQLVNNPSMTSTRRGWILMGILCGVFPPSDQFLNYLKNFILTEATEHVAEFCISRLRRTVERTNRKQPPSWIEMQASRRAENIVLPVTLMDGATLDCEVDANSTFKELCESIREKLGLKSIYGFSIYIAAVDQIFNWGSDDENVMDAVSLAERYSVRKGNPESDTKLHFYLRKNIFRPSYNPEDDPLEANLVFAQLMGGLHKGEYRCQEVNDLADIIAKRYYIEHGAELDLNRLQEVILKTAPQDELKGDPEMMEDLMEEIKSSFDSIPCIRNALSSDQVKASLVRESMMRWALSFSKSYTGVLVSGPKLDPARINLDINSTGAIIQAIPSAQVKAYRASIEFAQLEEIADYNPYDKKPKITNPKDTVVLITMQKKVYHMRSKAAREIRDLMKLLLNDYKQRGVAENNN from the exons ATGGAACTGGAAACTATACGAAAT CACACAGAACCACATGACTTGTCTCTGTACAAGTTCATGACTTATGCCAGGAAGAATTTCCAGGGAGAGGCCCCTTGCTGGTTCAAGAAGGGATCACTCCGTGAGCCACTACTTCACCATGAAGACAAAATGGAGGCAGAG GCGGCTCTGACTATCTACGTCGCTATTCAACGCTTCATGATCGATTTGCCAGAGCCCAAAGTTGAAGAACTCGAGGACAGCCCAAAAGAC GACATGATATTTGCCTCGCTGCCACCTTTGAGCATTATGGCTAAGCCGACGACCAATCTGCGAAAAGTGCGCTTCATCTGCGGTTATGGGCATAACGTCCCGAACCTGAG AGATGAAATATATTGCCAACTTTGTAAGCAACTCGTGAACAATCCGTCTATGACAAGCACAAGGCGCGGATGGATACTGATGGGTATCCTTTGTGGTGTATTTCCACCTTCCGATCAG TTTTTGAACTACCTGAAAAACTTCATCTTGACGGAAGCCACCGAACACGTCGCCGAGTTTTGCATCAGTCGGCTGCGAAGGACTGTTGAACGCACCAATAGGAAGCAGCCCCCATCTTGGATAGAGATGCAG GCATCCAGACGGGCAGAAAATATCGTGCTACCTGTCACGCTCATGGATGGCGCAACACTCGACTGTGAAGTCGACGCCAACTCGACGTTCAAGGAGCTTTGCGAGAGCATCCGGGAAAAGCTCGGTTTGAAGAGCATATACGGATTCTCCATCTACATCGCAGCTGTTGACCAG ATTTTCAACTGGGGCAGCGATGACGAGAATGTAATGGATGCAGTATCTTTAGCGGAACGTTACTCTGTGAGAAAG GGCAACCCAGAAAGTGATACAAAACTTCACTTCTACTTGCGTAAGAACATCTTCCGGCCAAGCTATAACCCGGAAGACGATCCTCTAGAAGCTAACCTCGTTTTCGCACAACTGATGGGTGGTCTGCACAAGGGGGAATACCGGTGCCAAGAG GTTAATGATCTAGCGGATATTATCGCCAAACGATACTACATCGAGCACGGGGCTGAGCTGGATTTAAATAGATTACAAGAAGTTATCTTGAAGACTGCCCCTCAAGACGAGCTCAAGGGAGACCCCGAGATGATGGAAGATCTGATGGAGGAGATCAAAAGCAGTTTTGACTCG ATCCCGTGCATTCGAAATGCCTTGTCCTCAGATCAAGTGAAGGCGTCTCTTGTACGAGAGTCGATGATGCGATGGGCTCTTTCCTTCTCCAAGTCTTACACAGGCGTCTTGGTATCAGGACCCAAGCTTGACCCAGCCCGCATCAACCTAGATATCAACTCAACAGGGGCAATAATACAAGCAATACCCAGTGCACAAGTCAAGGCCTATAGGGCCAGTATTGAGTTTGCCCAGCTAGAGGAGATCGCCGACTACAA TCCATACGACAAGAAGCCTAAGATAACAAACCCCAAAGATACAGTCGTCCTCATCACCATGCAGAAGAAGGtctaccacatgcggtccaaagCAGCACGCGAGATCCGAGATTTGATGAAACTACTGCTGAATGATTACAAGCAGAGGGGAGTGGCAGAGAACAACAACTGA